From a single Loigolactobacillus coryniformis subsp. coryniformis KCTC 3167 = DSM 20001 genomic region:
- a CDS encoding alpha/beta fold hydrolase has product MKHHLADGTELVVDIQGQRRPIIFLNGFGGYLEIWTAQLRPLLANGYQTIRFNYRGQGGSSGGYAASIATLACDLADLWSSLNVTRPVIVAHSMGASVLWALRADFPQLVPQAQVIVDQSPKMLNAADWQFGFCDATASNYQKYLTQARGHETLHGLVPEVMRPLISAQLKAPFKRQQAHMLLETHFQADWRAQVQIEQVPTLFISAQQSPYFASGFGKWAAALNAKIQAVTIADCGHDIMAEVPAAFNQTLRHFLRQTC; this is encoded by the coding sequence ATGAAACATCATTTAGCCGATGGAACAGAACTAGTTGTTGATATTCAGGGTCAAAGGCGGCCAATCATTTTTCTCAATGGTTTTGGTGGTTATTTAGAAATTTGGACCGCCCAACTAAGGCCATTGCTGGCTAACGGTTACCAAACGATTCGTTTTAATTATCGCGGTCAGGGTGGTTCAAGCGGTGGTTACGCTGCTAGCATAGCAACTTTAGCCTGTGATTTAGCCGATCTATGGTCCAGTTTGAACGTTACGCGTCCGGTAATCGTTGCGCATTCGATGGGGGCCAGTGTCTTGTGGGCGTTGCGGGCTGATTTTCCACAGTTAGTGCCACAAGCACAAGTGATCGTGGATCAGTCACCTAAAATGCTTAATGCAGCTGATTGGCAGTTTGGTTTTTGTGATGCGACAGCCAGTAATTACCAAAAATATTTAACGCAGGCACGCGGACACGAAACCTTGCATGGGTTGGTTCCTGAGGTGATGCGGCCTCTGATCAGCGCGCAGCTTAAGGCACCGTTCAAGCGGCAACAAGCTCACATGTTACTGGAAACTCATTTTCAAGCCGATTGGCGCGCACAAGTTCAGATTGAACAGGTACCAACACTGTTCATCAGTGCACAGCAAAGCCCATATTTTGCCAGTGGCTTTGGTAAGTGGGCCGCCGCACTTAATGCAAAGATTCAGGCAGTGACGATTGCGGATTGTGGGCATGATATTATGGCTGAAGTACCGGCAGCATTCAATCAAACATTAAGACATTTCTTACGTCAAACTTGTTAA
- a CDS encoding malonate decarboxylase holo-ACP synthase, protein MERIAPHTLLKLKTVTDLIFTGDLPEWVTDMLAQAPYVIVRRGQQDTQIPIGIRGYQKNQRFAAWLPLGAWQQVITPQAALKYLPQLAATRQTLAAFQTLRQITPLLADYQWGVGGSLQYELVTGLPMARAASDVDVIMTLPPKKMTPATAKQLVTTLKQMSQHVDIQVVADEYGFSLEEYGMQRSTEILVKSNQGPQLVHDPWTFIQERCD, encoded by the coding sequence ATGGAACGGATAGCGCCACATACGCTGCTTAAATTAAAAACGGTAACCGACTTGATTTTCACTGGTGACTTACCAGAATGGGTAACGGATATGTTGGCGCAAGCACCATACGTCATTGTCCGACGTGGTCAGCAAGATACACAGATTCCGATTGGTATTCGCGGTTATCAGAAAAATCAACGCTTCGCTGCTTGGCTGCCGCTAGGCGCATGGCAACAAGTAATTACGCCACAGGCGGCGCTAAAATACTTACCACAACTGGCTGCGACTAGACAAACTTTAGCTGCTTTTCAAACCTTACGGCAGATCACGCCGCTTTTAGCTGATTATCAGTGGGGTGTCGGTGGTAGTTTACAATATGAATTAGTTACTGGTTTACCGATGGCTCGTGCAGCTAGCGATGTGGATGTGATCATGACGTTGCCACCCAAAAAAATGACGCCAGCAACGGCCAAGCAGCTAGTCACTACTTTAAAGCAAATGAGCCAACACGTTGATATTCAAGTAGTCGCTGATGAATATGGCTTTTCACTAGAGGAATACGGGATGCAGCGCAGCACGGAAATTTTAGTTAAATCTAATCAGGGACCACAATTGGTTCATGACCCGTGGACTTTTATTCAAGAGCGGTGTGACTAA
- a CDS encoding ABC1 kinase family protein, producing the protein MKPRKRARLWQIIKVLRQYNVLRNFTHQTHPEQVRQAFTELGPTFIKVGQMLSTRTDLITPEFAHVLKGLQDQVPADDFTVVKATIEAQTGKKLTEQYQQFDQQAFASASMGQAHHAVTKAGQQVVVKVQHPHIRADIITDLALFQKAISLLKFVPEASVIDPQAMFREIKRALFNELNTALEVENGQRFYELNNGWDIIRVPQVDTALSQGTVLVNQTMPGKRITSFLADMPTEQRHYLAQTLVQNFLKQVFTDGFFHADPHPGNILLTTEELPPVTKVKRAFQRADFTATQTETLPPYRLVYLDFGMMGQLAPAMITSLANVVIAITGKDSRQIGQALLAICNRTGTVDEESFYQQLGAFMQPYFNAGLGEIDFEALLYAVIQLCRANQLQMKPEVTLLLKAFGVLEGTIAQLDPDLSMLTVARHFARDYFQQHFDWRQETEASVVKLWQFAKTAPQLPVKLLSALDVFERGGAKVNLELKQRDTLLDRLENIVNRLVIAIILAAVIIGSSLLVQAREANDLIARLGVIGYSAALLVIIGLVISSLYRRYQRWRHK; encoded by the coding sequence ATGAAGCCACGTAAACGAGCGCGCTTATGGCAAATTATTAAGGTGCTACGTCAATATAATGTACTACGTAATTTTACTCATCAAACCCATCCGGAACAGGTACGGCAGGCTTTTACCGAGCTGGGGCCGACTTTTATTAAGGTTGGGCAAATGCTATCGACCCGCACCGATTTGATCACACCTGAATTTGCTCATGTGCTCAAGGGATTGCAGGATCAAGTGCCGGCTGATGATTTTACGGTGGTTAAGGCGACGATCGAAGCCCAAACAGGTAAAAAGTTAACCGAGCAGTATCAGCAATTTGATCAACAGGCGTTTGCGTCAGCGTCGATGGGGCAAGCCCATCATGCAGTCACTAAGGCGGGCCAGCAGGTGGTGGTTAAAGTCCAACATCCGCACATTCGGGCTGATATTATTACCGATCTAGCACTATTTCAAAAAGCAATCAGCTTACTGAAATTTGTACCGGAGGCCAGTGTGATCGACCCGCAAGCGATGTTTCGCGAAATCAAACGGGCCTTGTTTAACGAATTAAACACCGCATTGGAAGTGGAAAACGGCCAGCGGTTCTACGAATTAAATAATGGCTGGGATATTATTCGTGTGCCCCAGGTCGATACTGCGCTTTCGCAAGGGACGGTGCTAGTTAATCAAACCATGCCCGGCAAGCGAATCACTAGTTTTTTAGCGGATATGCCAACTGAGCAGCGGCATTATCTCGCCCAAACATTGGTGCAGAACTTTTTAAAGCAGGTCTTTACGGACGGCTTTTTTCACGCCGATCCGCATCCAGGCAATATTCTATTGACCACTGAGGAGTTGCCACCAGTAACTAAGGTTAAGCGTGCTTTTCAGCGCGCTGACTTTACGGCTACGCAAACCGAAACCTTACCACCATACCGGTTAGTCTATCTGGATTTTGGTATGATGGGCCAACTAGCCCCAGCAATGATCACGAGCTTAGCTAATGTCGTGATCGCGATCACCGGCAAAGATAGTCGCCAAATTGGCCAAGCCTTACTGGCAATCTGTAATCGAACAGGCACTGTGGATGAGGAAAGCTTTTATCAGCAATTAGGTGCGTTTATGCAACCTTATTTCAACGCTGGCTTAGGTGAAATTGATTTTGAGGCTTTGTTGTATGCAGTCATTCAACTATGTCGCGCTAATCAATTACAGATGAAACCTGAAGTGACGTTGCTACTTAAGGCGTTTGGTGTGTTGGAAGGCACAATTGCCCAGCTAGATCCTGATTTATCAATGCTAACGGTGGCCCGTCACTTTGCCCGCGATTATTTCCAGCAACACTTTGATTGGCGCCAAGAAACGGAAGCTAGTGTAGTTAAGTTATGGCAATTCGCGAAAACAGCGCCCCAGCTACCGGTGAAATTACTTAGCGCGCTTGACGTGTTTGAGCGCGGTGGGGCTAAAGTTAACCTAGAGCTAAAGCAGCGGGATACATTATTGGATCGCTTGGAAAATATTGTCAATCGTTTGGTGATTGCCATTATTTTAGC